The following are from one region of the Sphingobium cloacae genome:
- a CDS encoding recombinase family protein encodes MKLGYARVSTEDQNLEIQRGRLSEAGCEMMFEEKISGAARGRPELEKLMGHLRKDDVLVVARLDRLARSTIELLHIAERIKEKQAGLQSLDEPWADTTSPSGVMIMTVFAGIAQFERTLILSRTEEGRKAAMARGVSFGRPKKMRPDQAELARQLVLEGKSISAVARTFNVHPATIYRCIEPNSAL; translated from the coding sequence ATGAAGCTCGGCTACGCGCGCGTTTCCACCGAGGATCAGAACTTGGAAATCCAGCGCGGTCGGCTCTCGGAGGCGGGCTGTGAAATGATGTTCGAAGAGAAAATATCGGGGGCCGCTCGTGGCCGGCCCGAGCTTGAAAAGCTGATGGGTCACCTGCGCAAAGACGATGTTCTCGTCGTCGCCCGCCTCGATCGTTTGGCGCGATCCACCATCGAACTCCTGCACATCGCGGAACGCATCAAGGAAAAGCAGGCAGGATTACAATCGCTTGATGAACCTTGGGCCGATACCACGTCCCCGTCTGGCGTGATGATCATGACCGTATTCGCTGGGATCGCCCAGTTCGAGCGGACTCTCATATTGAGCCGAACCGAGGAGGGGCGAAAGGCGGCGATGGCGCGCGGTGTGAGCTTCGGACGCCCAAAGAAAATGCGCCCAGATCAGGCGGAGCTCGCTCGCCAACTCGTTCTCGAGGGTAAGTCCATTAGCGCCGTCGCAAGGACCTTCAACGTTCACCCGGCCACCATCTATCGCTGTATCGAGCCAAACAGTGCCTTATGA
- a CDS encoding IS6 family transposase — protein MDDFKGRHFTGEVILWAVRWYCRYGISYRDLEEMLADRGIDVDHTTIYRWVQRYAPEMEKRLRWFWRRGFDPSWRLDETYVRVRGKWTYLYRAVDKRGDTIDFFLSSTRSAKAAKRFLGKALRGLKDWEKPTKLNTDKAPSYGAAIAELKREGKLAEETEHRQVKYLNNVIEADHGKLKMLIKPVRGFKSMPTAYATIKGFEVMRALRKGQARAWCLQPGIRGEVRLIERSFGIGPSVMTEAMDVLNQHFANAA, from the coding sequence ATGGACGATTTCAAAGGGCGGCATTTTACCGGAGAAGTCATCCTATGGGCGGTCCGCTGGTACTGCCGGTACGGCATCAGCTACCGTGATCTCGAGGAAATGCTGGCGGATCGTGGCATCGATGTCGATCACACGACCATCTATCGCTGGGTGCAGCGCTATGCGCCGGAGATGGAGAAGCGGTTGCGCTGGTTCTGGCGGCGGGGCTTTGATCCGAGTTGGCGTCTGGATGAGACCTACGTCAGGGTTCGGGGCAAATGGACCTACCTGTACCGGGCGGTCGACAAACGGGGCGACACGATCGACTTCTTCCTTTCGTCGACCCGCAGCGCCAAAGCCGCGAAGCGCTTTCTGGGCAAAGCCCTTCGCGGATTGAAGGACTGGGAGAAGCCAACGAAACTCAACACCGACAAGGCACCAAGCTACGGCGCCGCAATCGCCGAGTTGAAACGAGAAGGGAAGCTCGCCGAGGAAACCGAACACCGGCAGGTAAAATATCTGAACAACGTGATCGAGGCCGATCATGGCAAGCTCAAGATGCTGATCAAGCCCGTGCGTGGTTTCAAATCGATGCCGACAGCCTATGCCACGATCAAGGGCTTCGAGGTCATGCGCGCCCTGCGCAAAGGGCAGGCCCGGGCATGGTGCCTGCAGCCAGGGATCAGGGGAGAGGTGCGTCTGATCGAAAGATCATTTGGCATTGGCCCCTCGGTCATGACCGAGGCCATGGACGTGCTCAATCAGCATTTCGCCAATGCTGCCTGA
- a CDS encoding metallophosphoesterase family protein, protein MRAIGNPVIEDLLPASPEQLLSIEMPAARAAWNIIADRLPFCVIPGNHDYDHLWTDHEFPAEIGGGIKGNKVEGIGGLQVSGLANWTNIFGASSPFFDGKAWYVSFHDEGCSSAQIFSAGGYRFLHLGLEMCPNEETLAWADGVINAYPGLPTIVSIHEFLNEEGERASIVYLDMTLRDSRRFGPARLWERFISRHDQILMTLNGHFHGVRHRIDLNQHGHKVYQFLVNYQGRKQSLKDTGSSARVIDGIGDGWLRLLRFDLAAAMPTLYLRAYSTHYKGFAPDLPRYAEWYGKEHPGMPAEEFLRLDDIAFDLEDFRQRFGPPGAAADP, encoded by the coding sequence ATGAGGGCGATCGGCAATCCGGTGATCGAGGATTTGCTCCCTGCATCGCCTGAACAGTTGCTCTCGATCGAGATGCCCGCCGCTCGCGCTGCCTGGAACATCATCGCCGATCGTTTGCCGTTCTGCGTGATCCCGGGAAATCACGATTATGATCATCTGTGGACGGACCACGAGTTTCCGGCGGAAATTGGCGGAGGTATCAAGGGCAACAAGGTCGAAGGGATTGGCGGCCTTCAGGTCTCGGGGCTCGCGAACTGGACGAACATATTCGGCGCCTCATCGCCGTTCTTCGATGGAAAGGCCTGGTACGTGTCATTCCATGACGAGGGATGCAGCTCGGCGCAGATCTTCAGCGCGGGCGGCTATCGCTTCCTTCATCTGGGCCTGGAAATGTGCCCGAATGAGGAGACGCTTGCCTGGGCTGACGGCGTCATCAATGCTTACCCCGGCCTTCCGACGATCGTCTCCATCCACGAGTTTCTCAATGAAGAAGGCGAGCGCGCGTCCATCGTCTATTTGGACATGACGCTGCGGGACAGCCGACGTTTTGGTCCGGCGCGGCTGTGGGAGCGCTTCATCTCGCGGCATGACCAGATCCTGATGACCCTCAATGGCCATTTCCACGGCGTGAGACACCGGATCGACCTCAACCAGCACGGGCACAAGGTTTACCAATTCCTGGTCAATTATCAGGGCCGCAAGCAGTCGCTCAAGGATACCGGCTCTTCCGCGAGAGTGATCGACGGCATCGGCGACGGGTGGCTGCGGCTGTTGCGGTTCGATCTCGCTGCGGCCATGCCGACCTTGTACCTTCGGGCTTATTCGACCCACTATAAGGGTTTTGCACCCGATCTGCCGCGCTACGCCGAATGGTATGGGAAAGAGCATCCCGGCATGCCCGCTGAGGAATTCCTGCGCCTCGACGATATAGCCTTCGATCTGGAAGATTTTCGACAGCGCTTCGGGCCGCCGGGCGCCGCAGCTGACCCGTAA
- a CDS encoding XRE family transcriptional regulator: MAATAFVRARITARVKSWDVPQGQVAKRLGLTRLRLNDLLRGKFNGFSLDDLMTIATAAGVEPPAARKSSWDDLRGMGSVLAEGGMTP; this comes from the coding sequence ATGGCCGCTACCGCTTTCGTGCGCGCGCGTATCACCGCGCGGGTGAAGTCGTGGGACGTGCCGCAAGGCCAAGTCGCCAAAAGGCTCGGGCTGACACGGCTGCGCCTCAACGACCTCCTGCGCGGGAAGTTCAACGGATTCTCGCTGGATGATCTGATGACCATCGCGACGGCGGCGGGCGTCGAGCCGCCCGCCGCGCGCAAAAGCTCGTGGGACGATCTGCGCGGGATGGGGTCAGTTCTGGCTGAGGGCGGAATGACACCCTAA
- a CDS encoding type II toxin-antitoxin system RelE/ParE family toxin has protein sequence MPRLIWTPEALADVDRLHRWLKPKDADAASRAVAAIRAGVKILAQSPRVGRPAEDMDPEYREKLIDFGDSGYVVLYRLDGETVALLAVRHQKEAGYS, from the coding sequence GTGCCACGTCTGATCTGGACGCCGGAAGCACTGGCCGATGTTGACCGGCTCCATCGCTGGTTGAAGCCCAAGGACGCCGACGCGGCGAGCCGTGCGGTCGCGGCGATCCGGGCAGGGGTCAAGATTCTGGCGCAATCGCCGCGCGTCGGCCGACCTGCGGAAGATATGGACCCTGAATATCGGGAAAAGCTGATCGACTTTGGAGATAGCGGCTATGTCGTCCTGTATCGCCTCGACGGCGAGACGGTGGCGTTGCTGGCCGTTCGCCACCAAAAGGAGGCGGGCTATTCATAG
- a CDS encoding CopG family ribbon-helix-helix protein gives MAAATSIKLDDTLKGRVQHLADARRRSSHWIMREAIAQYVEREEKREAFKQDAIRAWEEYQRTGLHLTLEEADAWLAKLEAGEDAELPKCHV, from the coding sequence ATGGCAGCGGCAACATCTATCAAGCTGGACGATACCCTGAAAGGGCGCGTGCAGCACTTGGCCGACGCGCGCCGTCGCAGCTCGCATTGGATCATGCGCGAAGCCATCGCGCAGTATGTCGAGCGCGAGGAAAAGCGCGAGGCGTTCAAGCAGGACGCGATACGGGCATGGGAGGAATATCAGCGGACGGGCTTGCATCTGACGCTTGAGGAAGCGGACGCCTGGTTGGCGAAGCTGGAAGCGGGCGAGGATGCGGAGCTGCCTAAGTGCCACGTCTGA
- a CDS encoding Tn3 family transposase gives MPRRVTLTDRQREALLHLPVDQGELLRHYTLSDEDLGHIRQRRRAHNRFGFALQLCVLRYPGRVLAPGELIPAQVSDFIAAQLGLTSDDLLLYAAREETRHEHLADLRRIYGYRSFSGRGARDLREWIAREAEAATSNEDLARRFVAECRRTRTILPGSSTIERLCADALVEAERRIEDLIAHRITPTLSENLAHLLEDTVDGRVTRFVWLRQFEVGANSAAANRLMDRLEYLQRFDLPADLLDGVPAHRVTRLRRQGERYYADGMRDLPEDRRLAILAVCTLEWRSSLADVIVETHDRIVGRLYRASERLCNTRIADEKAAVRDTLKSFAEIGGALLGAQDDGTALDGIIATGPGWERFRTLVATASALTNVLAADPLSRVLDGYHRFRLYAPRMLRLLDMQAAPIATPLLAAVAMLRNGIKVDPPVDFLRPNSKWHRHLRAEPSGDHRLWEIAVLFHIRDAFRSGDIWLAGSRRYGDLKQLLVPPQAIEQTARLAVPLRPGEWLAERRARLDTRLKEFGRAARTGTIPGGIIENGKLHIDKLRADTPEGAEDLVLDLYQQLPPARITDLLLEVDERTGFSEAFTHLRTGAPCSDRIGLMNVLLAEGVNLGLRKMAAATNTHSFWELLRIARWHVEGSAYDRALAMIVEAHAALPMAAFWGQGQSASSDGQFFLATEQGEAMNLINAKYGNVPGLKGYSHVSDQYAPFATQVIPATVSEAPYILDGLLMNDAGRRVRQHFADTGGFTDHVFAACALLGYRFAPRIRDLPQKRLYAFTPNATPANVRALVGGKINEPLIERNWPDILRIMATIAAGIVAPSQILRKLASYPRQNELALALREVGRIERTLFMIDWILDAGLQRQAQIGLNKGEAHHALKRAISFHRRGEIRDRSGEGQHYRIAGMNLLAAIIIFWNTMKLGEVVNTRAASGTHIAPDLLAHVSPLGWEHINLTGEYRWPKSLA, from the coding sequence ATGCCGCGTCGCGTGACCCTGACCGATCGACAGCGCGAGGCGCTGCTTCACTTGCCGGTCGATCAAGGTGAGCTGCTGCGGCACTATACCCTCAGCGATGAGGATCTCGGGCATATCCGCCAGCGCCGGCGCGCCCACAATCGTTTTGGCTTCGCGCTGCAACTGTGCGTCCTGCGCTACCCGGGCCGGGTGCTCGCTCCTGGCGAGTTGATCCCGGCGCAGGTATCGGATTTCATCGCGGCCCAGCTCGGCCTGACCAGCGACGATCTACTCCTCTATGCCGCGCGCGAGGAGACCCGGCACGAGCATCTGGCGGACCTTCGCCGAATCTACGGCTATCGCTCCTTTTCGGGGCGGGGCGCACGGGATTTGCGCGAATGGATCGCTCGGGAAGCCGAGGCGGCGACATCGAATGAGGATCTTGCCCGTCGCTTCGTTGCGGAGTGTCGCCGCACCCGCACGATCCTTCCCGGCTCCTCGACGATCGAGCGCCTTTGCGCCGATGCGCTGGTTGAGGCCGAGCGCCGGATCGAGGATCTTATCGCCCATCGCATCACGCCAACCCTGAGCGAGAATTTGGCTCACCTGTTGGAGGATACGGTGGATGGTCGCGTCACGCGCTTCGTATGGCTGCGACAGTTCGAGGTTGGCGCAAATTCAGCAGCCGCTAACCGGCTGATGGATCGACTGGAATATCTTCAAAGGTTCGATCTTCCGGCGGATTTGCTGGACGGCGTGCCGGCGCATCGTGTGACCCGGCTTCGCCGGCAGGGCGAGCGCTATTACGCCGACGGCATGCGTGATCTGCCCGAAGACAGGCGGCTTGCGATCCTCGCTGTCTGCACCCTGGAATGGCGGTCATCGCTGGCCGATGTCATCGTGGAGACCCACGATCGCATCGTAGGCCGTCTCTATCGGGCCTCCGAACGCCTTTGCAACACCAGGATCGCCGACGAAAAGGCGGCCGTTCGGGACACGCTGAAGTCCTTTGCCGAAATCGGTGGTGCTTTGCTTGGAGCGCAGGACGATGGCACGGCCCTGGACGGGATAATCGCCACCGGGCCTGGCTGGGAACGGTTCAGAACCCTTGTCGCCACGGCCTCCGCGCTGACCAACGTGCTCGCGGCCGACCCGCTCAGCCGTGTGCTGGACGGCTATCACCGTTTCCGCCTCTACGCGCCCAGGATGCTGCGCCTGCTCGACATGCAGGCGGCGCCGATCGCCACGCCTCTTCTGGCGGCCGTTGCGATGCTGCGTAACGGGATCAAGGTCGATCCGCCGGTGGATTTTCTACGTCCCAACTCGAAATGGCATCGTCATCTTCGCGCTGAGCCCAGCGGCGACCACCGGCTTTGGGAAATCGCGGTGCTGTTCCACATCCGCGACGCCTTCCGGTCCGGTGACATATGGTTGGCGGGATCGCGCCGCTATGGCGACCTCAAGCAGCTTCTGGTCCCGCCACAGGCGATAGAGCAGACCGCGCGGCTCGCCGTGCCGCTGCGACCCGGCGAATGGCTGGCCGAGCGCAGGGCTCGACTGGATACACGGCTGAAGGAGTTTGGCCGCGCGGCGCGAACCGGCACGATCCCAGGCGGCATCATCGAGAACGGCAAGCTGCACATCGACAAGCTGAGGGCCGACACGCCCGAAGGGGCCGAGGATCTCGTGCTCGATCTCTATCAACAGCTCCCGCCCGCGAGGATCACCGATCTGTTGCTGGAAGTCGATGAGCGAACCGGATTTTCCGAGGCGTTCACGCATCTGCGCACCGGCGCGCCCTGCAGCGACCGGATCGGCCTGATGAACGTGTTGCTGGCGGAAGGCGTCAATCTCGGTTTGCGCAAGATGGCGGCGGCGACCAACACGCACAGCTTCTGGGAATTGCTGCGGATCGCGCGCTGGCATGTCGAAGGCAGCGCCTATGATCGGGCGCTCGCCATGATCGTGGAGGCCCACGCCGCCCTGCCCATGGCCGCCTTCTGGGGACAAGGGCAATCGGCATCCAGCGACGGGCAGTTCTTCCTTGCTACCGAGCAGGGCGAGGCGATGAATCTGATCAACGCGAAATATGGCAACGTCCCGGGCCTCAAGGGATACAGCCATGTGTCCGATCAATATGCGCCGTTCGCAACCCAGGTGATCCCGGCAACGGTCAGCGAGGCTCCCTATATCCTGGACGGGCTGCTCATGAATGACGCGGGCCGCCGCGTTCGCCAGCATTTTGCCGACACGGGCGGCTTCACCGATCATGTGTTCGCCGCCTGCGCCTTGCTCGGCTACAGGTTCGCCCCCCGTATCCGCGATCTCCCTCAGAAAAGACTCTATGCCTTCACGCCCAACGCGACGCCGGCCAATGTGCGAGCGCTGGTCGGAGGTAAGATCAATGAACCGCTCATCGAGCGCAACTGGCCCGACATCCTGCGCATCATGGCGACGATCGCAGCGGGGATCGTCGCCCCCAGCCAGATTCTTCGCAAGCTCGCCTCTTACCCGCGCCAGAATGAGCTGGCCCTCGCATTGCGAGAGGTGGGCCGCATCGAGCGAACCCTGTTCATGATCGACTGGATTCTTGATGCCGGCCTCCAGCGCCAGGCTCAGATCGGCCTCAACAAGGGTGAGGCCCACCACGCCCTAAAGCGCGCCATCAGCTTCCACCGCCGAGGTGAAATCCGGGATCGATCCGGCGAAGGCCAGCACTATCGCATCGCCGGAATGAACCTGCTCGCCGCCATCATCATATTCTGGAACACCATGAAGCTCGGCGAGGTCGTCAATACCCGGGCCGCCAGCGGTACCCATATCGCGCCTGATCTACTCGCCCACGTCTCGCCGTTGGGATGGGAACACATCAATCTAACCGGGGAATATCGCTGGCCCAAATCCTTAGCGTAG
- a CDS encoding recombinase family protein, whose product MLIGYARVSKADGSQSLDLQHDALRAAGVEPGNIYDDRASGSRDDRPGLAACLKSLRDGDVLIVWKLDRLGRTLTHLVSTVQNLSDRGIGLRVLTGKGAQIDTTTPSGRMVFGIFATLAEFERDMIRERTMAGLAAARARGRKGGRKFALSKAQVRLAQAAMAQRDTSVSDLCKELGIERVTLYRYVGPNGELRDYGQRVLAAKTR is encoded by the coding sequence ATGCTGATCGGCTACGCCCGCGTGTCCAAAGCCGACGGCTCGCAGTCGCTCGACCTGCAGCACGATGCCCTTCGCGCTGCCGGTGTCGAGCCAGGCAATATCTATGATGATCGTGCATCCGGTAGCCGTGATGATCGCCCCGGTCTTGCCGCCTGCCTGAAATCGTTGCGCGACGGCGATGTCCTCATCGTTTGGAAGCTCGACCGGCTCGGCCGAACGCTCACCCACCTGGTCAGCACGGTGCAGAATCTGTCGGATCGCGGTATCGGTCTGCGGGTGCTCACCGGCAAGGGCGCGCAGATCGACACCACGACGCCATCGGGCCGGATGGTGTTCGGCATTTTTGCCACACTGGCGGAGTTTGAGCGGGATATGATCCGCGAGCGCACCATGGCTGGCCTGGCCGCTGCCCGCGCGCGGGGACGCAAGGGTGGCCGCAAGTTCGCCCTCTCCAAGGCCCAGGTGCGGCTCGCTCAGGCTGCTATGGCCCAACGCGACACGTCCGTTTCCGACCTCTGCAAGGAACTCGGGATCGAGCGCGTCACTCTCTACCGCTATGTCGGTCCCAACGGGGAACTCCGGGATTACGGTCAGCGCGTGCTTGCTGCCAAAACGCGATGA
- a CDS encoding GNAT family N-acetyltransferase → MMMTGAPIKLTQADAADVADLYNRCSDYFLLQDGAAPTLDDARELFSDVPPEKSAHNQAVLGWKGPGGLYAIAAILRDYPRDGTWYLGFMIVDAAQRGRGVGRSIYSTVESWAAARGATEIRLAVLEANEAAERFWRSLGFIEYRRVGPDTFKMRSHRRIELSRRLSGATVEGSNK, encoded by the coding sequence ATGATGATGACGGGAGCCCCGATCAAACTTACCCAAGCGGACGCCGCAGACGTTGCAGACCTGTACAACCGTTGCAGCGACTATTTCCTGTTGCAGGACGGGGCCGCGCCCACGCTGGACGATGCTCGCGAGCTTTTCTCCGATGTGCCGCCCGAAAAGAGCGCCCACAATCAAGCTGTCCTGGGATGGAAGGGGCCTGGCGGCCTATATGCAATCGCGGCCATCCTCCGCGATTATCCGCGTGATGGCACATGGTATCTCGGCTTCATGATCGTAGATGCCGCACAGCGTGGTCGTGGCGTCGGACGCTCAATTTACTCGACGGTCGAAAGCTGGGCCGCTGCGAGAGGTGCCACAGAGATTCGGTTGGCCGTGCTGGAAGCGAATGAAGCGGCAGAGCGATTTTGGCGTTCTCTCGGCTTCATTGAGTATCGGCGCGTTGGGCCAGACACCTTCAAAATGCGTAGCCATCGCCGGATAGAACTGAGCCGTCGCCTTTCTGGCGCGACCGTAGAAGGCAGCAACAAGTAA
- a CDS encoding type II toxin-antitoxin system RelE/ParE family toxin: MIIGFRHKGLEAFYHSGTTRGVQASHVKKLRNILGLLEVAAGPDDMNLPSFKLHPLKGDLRGHWSVWVNGNWRITFRFVGTDAELVDYQDYH, encoded by the coding sequence ATGATAATTGGATTCCGGCACAAGGGGCTTGAAGCCTTCTATCACAGTGGCACCACGCGGGGTGTTCAGGCTTCCCATGTGAAGAAGCTCCGGAATATTCTTGGGTTGCTGGAAGTCGCGGCAGGACCGGACGATATGAATCTGCCATCCTTCAAGCTGCACCCGCTGAAGGGCGACTTGCGAGGCCATTGGTCCGTTTGGGTCAACGGCAACTGGAGGATCACATTCCGTTTTGTCGGCACCGACGCTGAACTGGTCGACTATCAGGATTACCATTGA
- a CDS encoding HigA family addiction module antitoxin, producing MMHNPPHPGELLRDEVISALALSVTEAANRLAMSRVALSRVLNGKAAISPDLAVRLEQAGASTARAWLAMQANYDLWCAMQHEQPPVRRLQDAA from the coding sequence ATGATGCACAACCCTCCCCACCCCGGCGAACTACTGCGCGATGAAGTCATTTCAGCGCTGGCCCTGTCTGTTACTGAGGCGGCCAACCGGCTTGCCATGTCACGGGTCGCACTTTCGCGGGTGTTGAACGGCAAGGCCGCAATCAGCCCCGACCTCGCGGTTCGTCTCGAGCAGGCAGGGGCTAGCACCGCCCGAGCTTGGCTCGCGATGCAGGCAAACTACGACCTCTGGTGTGCTATGCAGCATGAGCAGCCGCCCGTCCGGCGCTTACAGGACGCGGCGTGA
- a CDS encoding recombinase family protein, which translates to MGGILGYARVSTGDQDVAGQTMRLEKAGAIKVFTDVMSGKSMERPGLADLIAYARKGDTLAVVRLDRLGRSLAELLATVETLRGQGIALLSLEEKIDTSSAAGELIFHVFGAIAHFERRLISERTRDGIAAARAKGKQPGRQPLDMSKVNAAIKLVEAHISPTEAARQLGIGRSTIYREMRRLGVERPA; encoded by the coding sequence ATGGGCGGAATATTGGGCTACGCCCGCGTCAGCACCGGCGATCAGGACGTGGCGGGTCAGACCATGCGACTGGAGAAGGCTGGCGCCATCAAGGTGTTCACCGACGTCATGTCGGGCAAGAGCATGGAGCGCCCCGGTCTGGCCGACCTGATCGCCTATGCTCGCAAGGGTGATACCCTCGCGGTGGTCCGCCTCGATCGATTAGGGCGCTCGCTGGCCGAACTGCTCGCCACAGTCGAGACATTGCGCGGCCAGGGCATTGCGCTCCTGAGCCTTGAGGAAAAGATCGACACGTCTTCGGCCGCTGGCGAACTCATCTTCCATGTGTTCGGGGCCATCGCTCATTTCGAAAGGCGGCTCATATCCGAGCGAACCCGAGACGGCATCGCTGCTGCCCGTGCCAAAGGCAAGCAACCTGGGCGCCAGCCTCTCGACATGTCCAAAGTGAATGCCGCCATAAAACTGGTGGAAGCCCACATCTCACCGACCGAAGCAGCACGTCAACTCGGCATCGGCCGATCGACCATCTATCGTGAAATGCGCCGCCTTGGCGTGGAAAGGCCCGCCTGA